The Oikeobacillus pervagus genome has a segment encoding these proteins:
- a CDS encoding S-layer homology domain-containing protein, with protein sequence MANQPKSYRKFLAGSVTAALVASAVTPAFAAEQTKTFKDENESNFKSHSENIYKAAEKGLINGYTDGTFKAYKELSRGDVVKILARYLEEKHGGKVDTSDVKPFDDVRASEAEKELYEASLVVKKFKAFEGSNNKLLPANNITRQAMAKVLVNTFELKEVADGEMKVKDLESADAEFRPYIETLSKAGVTTVENFLPKSTVKRGQYATFLVNALNALEKKNEKKDAKVESVSAVNGKLTVKLSKELDATPISSDFKVVQNINGSTKAVAASSVAYDEATKTVTLVVPELSATEVDQAVSYTVAYKETAAVSSNSFTIAKVGELQATSATQISSTQIKVQFNQKVTKASAEKIANYKLGKAKADGKISGEYQSFTDDDTTAVLQEDEQSVVITLGAEEQATNILGAKGQFDNNTAFLLNVSTNVLPKLGKAAEKPAELPFTLNDSTKPAVEKFVVNENGELVVSFNEKLNTTSVKVVINGQELTKAPVYSAKTGKSTVTFTKEVLTGKKPTGFGLELGKTYAVSVAEGQDAYGTAMNIYTSQFTYTVAADAPQVTKVESKNEKSVTVTFSEPVFKVKDGSALDSTSFDITKGAKHFKPADVTSNTAGTVYTLTFNPVDQVDDFIFDSYKNETSVSLDIHVSDIKDNVGNITPASKHTVTVLKDTVKPEVVKKENKENGFVGLTFNKAFNGTKVTKGNVAGKAYVLTSTGVKLPLAEANVTEVTPTPEGKLKFNLSNVSSNALAAGNYTLVLEEGAVVDTALNGGNKNNEIRVPFIIAATGLEKKPVVESVNASDENAPGNIVVTFEEQVSYESAAKAANYTLDGKAIPASSEFSLDSEGKVLTITLPEATYKESGSKVLKINGVRNLAGTVMDQYEAVLSVNENEKIELKSAKIVNGDVILTFNENVNKADVKQVFVDTDLLVKANGVTVASPTVKEHDAVKADDNDSAKIAKNQIKIVAPKGISFATGTITIEVKEDAQAKDKAGNGAKAVTVTATR encoded by the coding sequence ATGGCTAACCAACCAAAGTCTTATCGTAAATTTTTAGCTGGATCTGTAACAGCTGCATTAGTAGCATCTGCAGTCACACCAGCATTCGCGGCAGAACAAACAAAAACTTTCAAGGATGAAAATGAAAGTAATTTCAAAAGCCACAGCGAAAATATCTATAAAGCTGCTGAAAAAGGTTTAATCAACGGATACACAGATGGTACATTTAAGGCTTACAAAGAATTATCACGTGGGGACGTTGTTAAAATCCTTGCTCGTTATCTAGAGGAGAAACATGGTGGAAAAGTAGATACATCAGACGTAAAACCATTTGATGATGTAAGGGCTTCAGAAGCTGAAAAAGAATTATATGAAGCTTCTTTAGTAGTTAAGAAATTCAAAGCCTTTGAAGGTTCTAATAATAAATTACTTCCAGCTAACAACATTACTCGTCAAGCAATGGCAAAAGTATTAGTAAACACTTTTGAGCTTAAAGAAGTTGCTGACGGTGAAATGAAAGTGAAGGATCTAGAATCTGCTGATGCGGAATTCCGTCCTTATATCGAAACACTTTCTAAGGCTGGAGTTACAACAGTAGAAAACTTCTTACCAAAATCAACTGTAAAACGTGGACAATATGCGACTTTCTTAGTGAATGCTTTAAATGCATTAGAGAAAAAGAATGAGAAAAAAGACGCTAAAGTTGAGAGTGTAAGTGCAGTTAATGGTAAATTAACTGTAAAATTATCAAAAGAATTGGATGCAACTCCAATTTCTAGTGATTTTAAAGTTGTTCAAAATATCAATGGATCAACAAAAGCGGTTGCTGCTTCTTCAGTCGCATATGACGAAGCAACAAAAACTGTAACTTTAGTCGTTCCTGAATTATCTGCAACAGAAGTGGATCAAGCAGTTTCTTATACTGTAGCTTATAAAGAAACAGCAGCTGTTTCATCAAATAGCTTCACAATCGCTAAAGTTGGTGAATTACAAGCTACTTCAGCGACACAAATTAGTTCAACTCAAATCAAAGTTCAATTTAACCAAAAAGTAACAAAAGCATCTGCTGAAAAAATCGCCAACTATAAATTAGGTAAAGCTAAAGCTGATGGAAAAATTAGCGGTGAGTATCAATCATTTACAGACGATGATACAACTGCTGTATTACAAGAAGACGAGCAATCAGTAGTAATTACTTTAGGAGCCGAGGAACAAGCTACTAACATTTTAGGTGCTAAAGGTCAGTTTGATAATAACACAGCATTTTTATTAAATGTTTCTACTAATGTATTACCTAAACTAGGTAAAGCAGCAGAGAAACCAGCAGAACTTCCATTCACTTTAAATGACTCAACTAAACCAGCTGTTGAAAAATTTGTCGTGAATGAAAATGGGGAATTAGTTGTTTCTTTTAATGAAAAATTAAATACAACCTCTGTTAAGGTTGTAATTAACGGGCAAGAATTAACAAAAGCACCTGTATATTCTGCGAAAACTGGTAAATCGACTGTGACATTCACTAAAGAGGTTCTAACTGGTAAAAAGCCAACTGGTTTTGGATTAGAACTAGGTAAAACATATGCTGTATCAGTCGCAGAAGGTCAGGATGCATACGGAACAGCAATGAACATTTATACATCGCAGTTCACATATACAGTTGCTGCCGATGCTCCTCAAGTTACAAAAGTGGAATCTAAAAATGAAAAGTCAGTAACAGTTACATTCAGTGAGCCTGTTTTTAAAGTTAAAGATGGATCAGCGTTAGATAGTACAAGTTTTGATATCACAAAAGGTGCAAAACATTTCAAACCTGCAGATGTAACTTCTAATACAGCTGGCACTGTTTACACTTTAACATTTAATCCGGTGGATCAAGTTGATGACTTCATCTTTGATTCATATAAAAATGAAACATCTGTAAGCTTAGATATACACGTATCAGATATAAAAGATAACGTAGGTAATATTACACCAGCTTCTAAACATACAGTTACAGTTCTTAAAGATACTGTGAAGCCAGAAGTTGTAAAGAAGGAAAATAAAGAAAATGGTTTTGTTGGATTAACATTCAATAAAGCATTTAATGGAACAAAAGTTACTAAAGGAAACGTTGCAGGTAAAGCATATGTATTAACATCAACAGGTGTTAAATTGCCATTAGCTGAAGCAAATGTAACTGAAGTAACACCAACACCAGAAGGTAAATTGAAATTTAATTTATCTAATGTAAGTAGTAACGCATTAGCAGCTGGTAACTACACATTAGTTCTAGAAGAAGGAGCAGTAGTTGATACAGCACTTAACGGCGGTAATAAAAATAACGAAATCCGTGTTCCATTCATTATTGCAGCTACTGGTTTAGAGAAGAAACCTGTTGTAGAATCCGTAAATGCAAGTGATGAAAATGCACCAGGCAATATCGTAGTAACATTTGAGGAACAAGTTTCCTATGAATCAGCAGCAAAAGCCGCTAACTACACATTAGATGGTAAAGCCATCCCAGCATCATCTGAATTCTCATTAGATTCTGAAGGGAAAGTTTTAACTATCACATTACCAGAAGCAACATATAAAGAGTCTGGATCAAAAGTTCTTAAAATCAACGGTGTACGTAACTTAGCTGGTACAGTAATGGATCAGTATGAAGCAGTACTATCTGTAAATGAGAACGAAAAAATCGAGCTTAAATCTGCGAAAATTGTTAATGGAGACGTCATCTTAACATTCAATGAAAATGTTAATAAAGCTGATGTAAAACAAGTGTTTGTAGACACAGATTTACTTGTTAAGGCAAATGGTGTAACTGTTGCTAGCCCAACAGTGAAAGAACATGATGCAGTTAAAGCAGATGATAATGATTCAGCAAAAATTGCTAAAAACCAAATTAAGATTGTAGCACCAAAAGGGATTAGCTTTGCTACTGGTACGATTACAATCGAAGTGAAAGAAGACGCACAAGCGAAAGATAAAGCAGGTAATGGTGCGAAAGCAGTCACAGTTACAGCAACCCGATAA
- a CDS encoding C40 family peptidase, with translation MKRLIIAFVSCLLLMIVPNYEASAANPNYDRLKPIAKKYVGVPYRWGGTTPRGFDCSGYITTVYREVGVSLPRTSNSMYRTGSAVSKNNLQVGDLVFFNTSGRGVSHVGIYVGSNQFMHASTSRGVIVSNLSESYYRTRYVGAKRVLSHYGQPGQFRDIPSNHWVAPAATQLGKNNIIIGYADGTFRPNDTIRRDDVAAILAEVFKLNMNNRSQKFRDISSSYWSVGAINAVANKNIFQGSGNQFRPHDGLTRGQMAAILTRAFNLKGSTGQEFTDVPTSHWAYKDIQALAASGITTGKDDGSFQPEERVTRGQFITFLQRAL, from the coding sequence ATGAAGAGGCTAATTATAGCGTTCGTTTCGTGCTTACTTCTTATGATCGTGCCAAATTATGAAGCGAGTGCTGCAAATCCCAACTATGACCGACTGAAACCAATTGCAAAGAAATACGTAGGGGTTCCGTATCGCTGGGGCGGAACAACACCGCGCGGATTTGATTGTTCTGGATACATCACAACCGTTTATCGTGAAGTTGGTGTATCATTACCAAGAACATCCAACTCTATGTACCGTACAGGTTCAGCAGTTTCGAAAAACAATTTACAAGTGGGAGATCTTGTATTCTTTAATACAAGTGGAAGAGGTGTTTCCCACGTAGGAATTTATGTAGGAAGTAATCAATTTATGCATGCTTCTACTTCCAGAGGTGTCATAGTTTCGAATTTAAGTGAATCTTATTACCGCACTCGCTATGTTGGAGCAAAGCGTGTCCTATCCCATTACGGACAACCGGGACAATTTCGTGATATCCCTTCCAACCATTGGGTAGCACCAGCGGCCACACAACTAGGTAAGAACAATATTATCATTGGCTATGCGGACGGAACTTTTAGACCAAATGATACGATTCGTCGTGACGATGTAGCAGCGATTCTAGCTGAAGTTTTTAAATTAAATATGAACAATCGCTCACAGAAATTCCGAGATATTTCATCAAGTTACTGGTCAGTTGGAGCAATCAACGCAGTAGCAAACAAAAATATTTTCCAAGGGAGCGGAAATCAATTCCGTCCACATGATGGATTAACGCGTGGGCAAATGGCAGCAATCTTAACTCGTGCCTTTAATTTAAAAGGATCGACTGGTCAAGAATTTACTGATGTCCCTACTAGTCATTGGGCATATAAGGATATTCAAGCACTCGCGGCATCAGGAATTACAACAGGAAAAGATGACGGTTCTTTCCAACCAGAAGAACGTGTGACTAGAGGACAATTTATTACGTTTTTACAACGTGCTTTATAA
- a CDS encoding S-layer homology domain-containing protein, with translation MRKFHRKFWPFMMGAMFLLLFSFTYEAQAHVIDLTVDKQAQANLDHHYKLVKKYKGKSGVTFESYSPKWNTDRKLQQLEQQLLRNKHGKELAYLGKIMIYPDYPNGKGVLGMYFAEYIYGNGEMRYLGDRVIHLYGGEDHPTVVDMAYTLSHEYGHHFTYYHLVQKEQKPLDKWLQSDYAKARHFDQYHKIHTNGRGDYIWHMPEVIAEDYVQLFGSEEAVSTGMQMNTDVSTPFDTPSIMNYWKKYLGNEYTPVTPLQLYITDYKENANKTYDLQLHVANRTPNEVFLRAEGDSVRTYSSYIGEWPYSSLTKWIRYQDLPYDYAGFMLDGNETQTIRLQAIQHQDKGFNTGSSIKAVPYQTIQKAISDPAKVMTEKQANRVQDLKELIRTVADEKGIPAEILKAIAYKESQFKQWNHDGTPNVTTEGKIGIMGIQPEEEGWKEEHLHIEKLKSDARYNIEAAAEYLRKQWEDSTLPKVNDYHDLQIEDWYFALMAYNGLTKENDPNLHPNGSPYQEQIFQIIRENSQIPIGKTPTIQITYPNGEMDIEMKKYNWPTQTESKQYYFQGLEVFNPKETMMQAELGATKQMKVEAFTPFIIKKIKETDQPNDHQVYYEVEGNDIYGYIPSSDLAFSENIRFFQDIERGEVARAVAFLQFRKIVNGYEDGTYRPNQKLLRRHAAKLLVNALDLKLPNGYKMKATDMKRGDLNYDEMAIAEAYGLMGTGGKLRPNEYLSRSQMASIIVRAFDQHLATPTSKQSFSDVPLTFDNYDNINRLAFNGITIANPFRPQEKVNRGQFALFLQRAIQIKEP, from the coding sequence ATGAGAAAGTTTCATAGAAAGTTTTGGCCGTTTATGATGGGAGCTATGTTTTTACTCCTGTTTTCTTTCACTTATGAGGCACAAGCCCATGTTATTGATTTAACCGTTGATAAACAAGCTCAAGCAAATTTAGATCATCATTATAAGTTAGTAAAGAAATATAAGGGGAAGAGTGGGGTTACGTTTGAAAGTTATAGTCCGAAGTGGAACACAGACAGGAAGTTACAACAATTAGAACAACAGCTTCTCCGTAATAAGCATGGCAAAGAGCTCGCTTATTTAGGGAAAATTATGATCTACCCTGATTATCCAAATGGAAAAGGCGTGCTTGGAATGTATTTTGCCGAATACATCTATGGAAATGGGGAGATGAGATATTTAGGGGACCGTGTCATTCATTTATATGGTGGAGAGGACCATCCAACAGTAGTAGATATGGCCTACACATTATCCCATGAATACGGTCACCATTTCACTTATTATCACTTAGTCCAAAAAGAACAGAAACCACTAGATAAATGGTTACAATCCGACTATGCGAAAGCCCGACATTTCGATCAGTATCATAAAATACACACAAATGGCCGTGGGGATTATATTTGGCATATGCCAGAAGTGATCGCAGAAGATTATGTCCAATTATTCGGATCAGAAGAAGCCGTATCCACGGGGATGCAAATGAATACCGATGTAAGCACTCCATTTGACACCCCAAGCATTATGAATTATTGGAAGAAATATTTAGGCAATGAGTACACACCGGTTACACCACTACAGTTATATATAACCGATTATAAGGAAAATGCGAACAAGACATATGATTTGCAACTACATGTGGCTAATCGCACACCAAATGAAGTCTTTCTACGTGCTGAAGGGGATAGTGTCCGGACGTATTCTTCTTATATAGGAGAATGGCCTTATTCCTCTTTAACGAAATGGATCCGTTATCAAGATCTCCCGTATGATTATGCTGGATTTATGCTAGATGGAAACGAAACCCAAACGATTCGTTTACAAGCGATCCAACATCAAGACAAAGGCTTTAATACGGGATCAAGTATCAAAGCGGTTCCTTATCAAACGATTCAAAAAGCGATAAGTGACCCAGCGAAAGTTATGACGGAAAAACAAGCCAATCGCGTCCAAGATTTGAAAGAACTGATTCGGACAGTGGCAGATGAAAAAGGGATTCCAGCGGAAATATTGAAAGCGATCGCCTACAAAGAATCACAGTTCAAACAGTGGAATCATGATGGAACGCCGAATGTAACGACAGAGGGGAAAATAGGCATCATGGGGATCCAGCCTGAGGAAGAAGGTTGGAAAGAAGAACATCTCCATATCGAAAAACTAAAGTCAGATGCACGCTATAATATCGAAGCGGCAGCCGAATATTTAAGAAAACAATGGGAAGATAGCACTCTCCCAAAGGTTAATGATTATCATGACTTACAAATAGAAGATTGGTATTTTGCTCTTATGGCCTATAACGGATTAACAAAGGAAAATGATCCGAATCTCCATCCAAATGGCTCACCATACCAAGAGCAAATCTTCCAAATCATTCGCGAAAATAGTCAAATTCCAATAGGAAAAACACCTACCATTCAAATTACGTATCCAAATGGGGAAATGGATATTGAAATGAAGAAGTACAATTGGCCTACCCAAACGGAATCAAAGCAATATTATTTCCAGGGATTAGAAGTATTTAATCCAAAAGAGACGATGATGCAAGCAGAATTAGGAGCCACTAAGCAAATGAAGGTTGAAGCTTTCACTCCATTTATTATTAAAAAAATAAAAGAAACCGATCAACCAAACGATCATCAAGTCTATTATGAAGTGGAAGGAAATGATATCTATGGGTATATTCCTTCTTCCGATCTAGCTTTTTCCGAGAATATCCGATTCTTTCAAGATATCGAAAGAGGAGAAGTAGCAAGAGCTGTCGCCTTCTTACAATTTAGAAAAATCGTCAACGGTTATGAAGATGGTACCTACCGACCAAATCAAAAGTTACTAAGAAGACATGCAGCCAAATTACTTGTCAATGCTCTAGATTTAAAACTTCCAAATGGTTATAAAATGAAAGCAACCGATATGAAACGCGGAGATTTAAACTATGATGAAATGGCGATTGCCGAGGCATATGGTTTAATGGGTACGGGAGGAAAGCTCCGACCCAATGAATATTTATCACGTTCACAGATGGCCTCCATTATCGTAAGAGCTTTTGATCAACATTTAGCAACCCCAACTAGCAAACAGTCATTTTCAGATGTTCCACTAACATTTGATAACTATGACAATATTAATCGATTGGCATTTAACGGAATCACGATCGCCAATCCATTTCGACCACAGGAAAAAGTCAATCGTGGACAATTCGCTCTCTTTCTGCAAAGAGCGATCCAAATCAAGGAACCATAA
- a CDS encoding S8 family peptidase produces MKRKSIAALTAATLVMVPSISSAATVNIQKDAKPDDLTKSSNEKKKSTYIQKQKRERAYSTDTFIIKYSSPINKRVHQKAGVKVIRSLPALGYDVIKIGKKQQPKEVLSYYLKQKDIRGITPSVQYKQLGGADPKKADMYHLQLLQIEKALQLAGNKEVKVAVIDGGMDSKHPDLKSQILPPYNAAAPANAPVPDLHGTHVAGIIGSAAGNGVGGHGIHPKAKILPIDVFNGEEGASDYVIAEGVLKAIEQKADVINMSLGGYMNSPVLEEAVKKAIETGITVVAAAGNESTDAYSTPASYEGVISVGSVNQDKLLSDYSNYGPSVDIVAPGEDVYSTAFDLRKGSTYMKLSGTSMASPVVAGVAALLKSKHPDLTPYQVETILERTATDLGDKGYDLTYANGLVNPVAALQYDVKKVPKKEELTVKAMHQKAKQLKAGGSEEKGSITIPEQKHLYKVNLQEGEYVQTMLDGSKNFDYGLDLYFFPEGKEGEEVEPIKVNDMKASEQEAYLFSAKEAGTLIIAVKDVNGHYSLDGQSQFQLKVETSTDLKTDDTTFEKPAEIKEFPFQTKEYTLFNEEGEGDSDYFTFTVKEPTMLSFSTTGVPGVDATMNLYMGEDENGEPLQVQSTNTNGMGKGEKLAFEAIPEIQYTVEVTNESTSFTSIISLLLSGGSVDMDAPGGSLKPYELKAEAIQLPEDEDGLPMIDLDLPDEEFELDGTDLSTKEIAKRKEAEKKLDLFSLLTEMENEGEHKEMVESILKNAIPFQIGKDKKGYLQQMGDIDYYTFTVDENAYYEFGAKNEANALLSSTIFEYDEETNDLIPLTDMMGGLDILALLFGMPEGDGKTRIALEKGKKYFLSIKDDEGNILADPYTLQAKKVMKAPAEDDRDQNKPIRAKVMKPGEKYKNYFIYNGDIDYYYYKNRGEDRIASIKARPIPFTTAERQKMPKELQNRLFLSGAIVEDLNGNMRIDDNEQARAIPLSFDPFTLNINASFKAKKDVGYFMIVENEMNGVSPQPYTVQLFDLHRKDEDAGSKLVNGVPTKPLPLKKEKNSFVGKGHINVGVDFGDRDYYQLHVDRNSTVNFTLTMEDGLDGKLVIYNAQGKQVTTFNQYGNSDPELGTLQLPKGNYYVEVSETHDRATTQPYTLTITTK; encoded by the coding sequence ATGAAAAGGAAATCTATTGCTGCTTTAACGGCAGCAACTCTAGTAATGGTTCCATCTATCTCGTCGGCAGCCACCGTGAACATTCAGAAAGATGCAAAGCCTGATGATTTAACAAAGTCTAGCAATGAAAAAAAGAAAAGTACCTATATCCAAAAGCAAAAAAGAGAAAGAGCTTATAGCACAGACACCTTTATCATTAAATATAGCTCACCGATTAACAAGCGTGTTCATCAAAAGGCGGGAGTGAAAGTGATTCGTTCACTGCCAGCGTTAGGATATGATGTCATTAAAATCGGGAAAAAACAACAACCAAAAGAGGTTCTTTCCTATTATTTAAAACAAAAAGACATCAGGGGCATCACACCAAGTGTGCAATACAAACAACTTGGAGGCGCTGATCCAAAGAAAGCCGACATGTATCATCTCCAACTTCTTCAAATAGAAAAGGCCTTGCAATTAGCTGGAAATAAAGAAGTGAAGGTCGCTGTCATTGATGGAGGTATGGATAGCAAACATCCAGATTTAAAATCACAAATCCTTCCCCCTTATAATGCCGCGGCACCAGCGAATGCACCGGTTCCTGATTTGCATGGGACACATGTTGCTGGAATTATCGGATCAGCTGCAGGTAATGGTGTTGGCGGTCATGGAATCCATCCGAAAGCAAAAATTCTCCCGATCGATGTTTTTAACGGGGAAGAAGGGGCTTCAGACTATGTGATAGCAGAAGGCGTTCTAAAAGCGATCGAACAAAAAGCGGATGTGATCAATATGAGCCTAGGTGGCTATATGAACTCCCCTGTATTAGAAGAGGCTGTAAAGAAAGCGATTGAGACAGGAATCACGGTCGTAGCAGCTGCCGGAAATGAAAGTACAGATGCCTATTCAACCCCTGCTTCTTATGAAGGAGTCATTAGCGTTGGATCGGTGAATCAAGACAAGCTGTTATCAGATTACTCCAATTATGGTCCATCTGTAGACATTGTTGCACCAGGTGAAGATGTCTATAGTACAGCCTTTGATCTACGAAAAGGATCTACATATATGAAATTAAGTGGGACTTCCATGGCTTCCCCTGTTGTAGCAGGCGTAGCAGCTCTATTAAAATCAAAGCATCCAGACTTAACCCCTTATCAAGTTGAAACGATTTTAGAAAGAACAGCTACAGACCTCGGGGATAAAGGCTATGATTTGACCTATGCCAATGGGCTTGTCAATCCAGTGGCTGCTCTACAATATGATGTAAAAAAAGTTCCGAAAAAAGAAGAATTAACGGTCAAAGCTATGCATCAAAAAGCAAAGCAATTGAAAGCAGGGGGGAGCGAGGAGAAGGGAAGCATCACCATCCCGGAACAAAAGCACTTATATAAAGTAAATCTCCAAGAAGGGGAATATGTACAAACGATGTTAGATGGGTCGAAAAATTTTGATTATGGTCTTGATCTCTACTTCTTCCCAGAAGGAAAAGAGGGAGAAGAAGTAGAGCCGATCAAAGTGAACGATATGAAAGCAAGCGAACAAGAAGCCTATCTATTCTCTGCGAAGGAAGCGGGAACATTGATCATCGCAGTGAAAGATGTGAATGGCCATTACAGCCTTGATGGCCAATCGCAATTTCAGTTGAAAGTGGAAACATCAACAGATTTAAAAACTGATGACACAACATTCGAAAAGCCTGCAGAAATTAAGGAATTCCCATTTCAAACAAAAGAATACACTTTATTCAATGAGGAGGGTGAAGGGGATTCAGATTATTTTACCTTCACTGTTAAAGAACCCACCATGCTTTCCTTCTCTACGACTGGGGTTCCAGGAGTGGATGCGACGATGAACCTCTATATGGGCGAGGATGAAAATGGGGAACCATTGCAAGTCCAGTCCACAAATACAAACGGGATGGGTAAAGGCGAGAAGCTTGCTTTTGAAGCGATTCCAGAGATTCAATATACAGTGGAAGTGACAAATGAATCGACATCGTTCACAAGTATTATTAGTCTACTATTATCGGGCGGTTCAGTTGATATGGATGCACCAGGTGGTTCTTTGAAGCCTTATGAGTTAAAAGCGGAAGCGATTCAGTTGCCAGAAGATGAAGATGGATTACCAATGATTGATCTCGACCTTCCTGATGAAGAATTCGAGTTAGATGGTACAGACCTTTCGACGAAAGAGATTGCCAAAAGGAAGGAAGCGGAGAAAAAGCTGGACCTCTTTTCTTTATTAACGGAAATGGAAAATGAAGGGGAACACAAGGAAATGGTGGAATCTATTTTGAAAAATGCGATTCCATTTCAAATAGGAAAAGACAAAAAAGGGTACCTCCAACAAATGGGGGATATCGATTATTATACGTTTACAGTCGATGAAAATGCGTATTATGAGTTCGGTGCCAAAAATGAAGCCAATGCCTTATTATCATCTACCATCTTCGAATATGATGAAGAAACAAATGATCTAATTCCGTTAACAGATATGATGGGCGGGCTTGATATTTTGGCTCTATTGTTTGGAATGCCTGAAGGAGATGGAAAAACTAGAATCGCCTTAGAAAAAGGGAAGAAATACTTCCTATCAATCAAAGACGATGAAGGAAATATTTTAGCCGACCCTTATACATTACAAGCGAAAAAAGTCATGAAAGCACCAGCAGAAGATGACCGAGATCAAAATAAACCAATAAGAGCCAAAGTGATGAAACCAGGTGAAAAGTACAAAAATTATTTCATCTACAATGGCGATATAGATTACTATTATTATAAAAACCGTGGGGAAGATCGAATTGCTTCCATAAAAGCACGCCCGATTCCATTTACGACAGCAGAAAGACAAAAGATGCCAAAAGAGCTACAAAATCGACTCTTCTTATCGGGAGCAATCGTGGAAGATTTGAATGGCAATATGAGAATCGATGACAATGAACAAGCGCGTGCGATCCCACTTTCCTTTGATCCGTTTACTCTGAATATTAATGCCTCTTTCAAAGCGAAGAAAGATGTCGGCTACTTTATGATAGTAGAAAATGAGATGAATGGGGTATCTCCTCAGCCATATACCGTTCAATTATTTGATCTCCATCGAAAAGATGAAGATGCGGGTTCAAAACTTGTAAATGGAGTCCCGACAAAACCACTTCCTTTAAAGAAAGAGAAAAATTCCTTCGTGGGGAAAGGGCATATCAATGTAGGAGTGGACTTTGGAGATCGAGATTATTATCAACTACACGTCGATCGCAATAGCACAGTGAACTTCACATTAACAATGGAAGACGGATTAGATGGAAAACTAGTGATCTATAATGCACAAGGCAAACAAGTCACCACATTCAACCAATACGGCAACAGTGACCCAGAACTAGGAACCCTACAACTACCAAAAGGAAACTATTACGTAGAAGTAAGCGAAACCCATGACCGAGCAACAACACAACCATACACCCTAACCATTACAACAAAATAA